The segment CCACTGAGGCTCCCATTCGCTCATCCTTGTCCGACCCTCTTTCTTTTCTGTATATTGAAAATTACGACAGGGGCAGGAAGTCCTCCTGCTGGGTTGGAAAGTAACATGGGATTCAATTTGTGCATGTACTGACAGGGAAGAGTGAATGACCGAAACTCAAGTCGGGGTGCAGGGAGTCGATGGATGGATCGCTTCAACCTAAATAACCGTCCTCGCCCGGAACGGGAAAGAGCACAGGGTGGGCTCCCGAATTTTGGTTACAGGCAACGGGGGCACGGGAAAGGGGAGACCGGATTGAACAGGGAGTGGGATAAGGTGTTTGTATACGGAACCTGGAGACGGGGGGAGAAACATCATCACCTGATGAAGGGCGCCAAGTTGATGGCACTGCAGGCTTGGACAGATGGGAAGCTGTTGGATCCGGGCCGGGGGGAACCGGAGCTTTTGGTTCCCGGTGAACAGCGGGTTTACGGGGAGCTTTACCGGGTGGACAGGGAGACCTTGGCCCGGCTGGATGAACTGCAAGCGGATCATCGGCGGGAATGGGAATCTTCGGGTGAATATCGACGGATTCGCCGCCGGATCCAGACCGACCGGGGACCGGTGGAAGCCGATGTCTATATTTATGCCCGGGTGCCGGCATCAGGGGGAGCGGCAGTCCCCTATGGAGATTGGAAGGCACATCATTTGGACGGACAACGGGAGTGGCTCTATTTTGCGTATGGTTCCTGTATGGATGATGAGCGGTTTTACGACCAGGGAGTGGGCGAGCATTTCCGTGACGTGGTCGGTCGGGGAATCCTGAAGGGGCATGCGATGCGTTATACGCTTCCCCGTCCCGACGGGGGCCGGGCTGATTTGGTGGAACGACCGAAGAGTGTGGTGGAAGGAAAGGTTTACAGAGTGGGTGGCCAGGCATTGAAGTATCTTTTTTGGCGGGAAGGGGTGGATGAGGGGACCTATCGTCCGGCCTGGATTCCTGTGGAGATCGAAGGGAAGACGGTGGAGAATGTGCTTACCTTCATCGTGATCCATAAAGGAAAAGAGACCCCTCCGCCGGAGCATTATGCCCGGGAGATCCTGCGTGGGAGCAAAGACATCGTGAGTGAAAGATATCATCGCCACCTGCGGAGGCGTCTGAAAAAGAGGTTTGGGATGACGGTCAAAGTTTGATCTGTCCGCCGCGGGCGTTTTTTCCAAAGGAC is part of the Kroppenstedtia eburnea genome and harbors:
- a CDS encoding gamma-glutamylcyclotransferase — translated: MNREWDKVFVYGTWRRGEKHHHLMKGAKLMALQAWTDGKLLDPGRGEPELLVPGEQRVYGELYRVDRETLARLDELQADHRREWESSGEYRRIRRRIQTDRGPVEADVYIYARVPASGGAAVPYGDWKAHHLDGQREWLYFAYGSCMDDERFYDQGVGEHFRDVVGRGILKGHAMRYTLPRPDGGRADLVERPKSVVEGKVYRVGGQALKYLFWREGVDEGTYRPAWIPVEIEGKTVENVLTFIVIHKGKETPPPEHYAREILRGSKDIVSERYHRHLRRRLKKRFGMTVKV